In Streptomyces sp. NBC_00483, a single window of DNA contains:
- a CDS encoding fumarylacetoacetate hydrolase family protein, protein MRTVGIRQPGSDRGTDVAQLSDDGREVTVLAPVEEFWSDPSGHLAAGADGPTLAASTVTFVPPVRPDARVICIGLNYLKHVAEGTFRDTQLPEFPTLFARWTQSLTVDGADVPVPSGEDGLDWEGEVVAWVGAPLVDATPEEALAAVVGYSTFNDLTARRAQKLTSQWILGKNGDRSGPLGPMVPAAEVGDLREGLRVVTRVNGEIVQDGRTDEMVYGVGDTLAHISRTFTLRPGDLLATGTPSGVGYARTPPWLLHPGDVVEVEVERLGTLRNTVVANDVRQARF, encoded by the coding sequence ATGCGCACAGTGGGTATCCGGCAGCCGGGCTCGGACAGGGGCACGGACGTGGCCCAACTCTCCGACGACGGGCGGGAGGTGACCGTGCTGGCTCCGGTGGAGGAGTTCTGGTCCGACCCGTCGGGACATCTCGCGGCGGGCGCCGACGGGCCGACGCTCGCGGCCTCGACCGTGACGTTCGTGCCCCCGGTGCGCCCCGACGCCCGCGTCATCTGCATCGGCCTCAACTACCTGAAGCACGTGGCGGAGGGCACCTTCCGCGACACTCAACTGCCTGAGTTCCCCACGCTGTTCGCCCGCTGGACGCAGTCGCTCACTGTCGACGGCGCCGACGTCCCCGTCCCGTCCGGCGAGGACGGCCTGGACTGGGAGGGCGAGGTCGTCGCGTGGGTCGGGGCGCCGCTCGTGGACGCCACCCCCGAGGAGGCGCTGGCCGCGGTCGTCGGCTACTCCACGTTCAACGACCTCACCGCGCGCCGTGCCCAGAAGCTCACCTCGCAGTGGATCCTCGGCAAGAACGGCGACCGCTCGGGCCCGCTCGGCCCGATGGTCCCTGCCGCCGAAGTCGGCGACCTGCGCGAGGGGTTGCGCGTGGTGACCCGGGTGAACGGGGAGATCGTCCAGGACGGCCGTACCGACGAGATGGTGTACGGCGTCGGCGACACGCTCGCTCACATCTCCCGGACGTTCACCCTCCGCCCCGGTGACCTGCTGGCCACCGGCACCCCCTCCGGCGTCGGCTACGCGCGCACGCCCCCGTGGCTGCTGCACCCCGGCGACGTGGTGGAGGTGGAGGTGGAACGCCTCGGAACGCTGCGCAACACGGTGGTGGCCAACGACGTGCGTCAGGCGCGGTTCTGA
- a CDS encoding FadR/GntR family transcriptional regulator, whose product MPDEPAARQALIGGLGAAPRRTRAEQLAADLDARIRALGLRAGDPVGTLDSLREETGYAYSTVSEAVRILRDRGVLQIRPGRGGGLFVADRGPVVRLRHTLLDVRDEPETVADAIELRDHLEVLVDIGAARCRTDEDVAELRTLLEGMRAAPDWDAFMRANWALHERIAAICPNRMAAAVYTGTLGHLNASASSRLDDDTEASQRYRAERCGAHEDLVEAIAAGDESAVRAAVARHNTTS is encoded by the coding sequence ATGCCTGACGAACCAGCGGCCCGACAAGCGCTCATCGGCGGCCTGGGCGCCGCGCCCCGTCGTACGCGGGCCGAGCAGCTCGCCGCCGACCTCGATGCCCGCATCCGCGCGCTCGGCCTCCGCGCCGGCGACCCGGTGGGCACCCTCGACTCCCTGCGGGAGGAGACGGGTTACGCGTATTCGACGGTCAGCGAGGCGGTGCGGATCCTGCGCGACCGCGGGGTGCTGCAGATCCGTCCCGGCCGGGGCGGCGGCCTCTTCGTCGCCGACCGGGGCCCGGTGGTACGCCTGCGCCACACCTTGCTCGACGTACGGGACGAGCCGGAGACAGTCGCCGACGCCATCGAACTCCGCGACCACCTGGAGGTGTTGGTCGACATCGGCGCCGCCCGCTGCCGCACCGACGAGGACGTCGCCGAGCTGCGTACGCTCCTGGAGGGGATGCGCGCGGCGCCGGACTGGGACGCGTTCATGCGGGCCAACTGGGCGCTGCACGAACGGATCGCCGCGATCTGCCCCAACCGGATGGCCGCCGCCGTCTACACCGGAACGCTCGGCCACCTCAACGCCTCCGCCTCCTCCCGGCTCGACGACGACACGGAGGCCTCGCAGCGATACCGGGCCGAGCGGTGCGGGGCGCACGAGGACCTCGTCGAGGCCATCGCCGCGGGCGACGAGTCCGCCGTGCGCGCGGCCGTGGCCCGCCACAACACAACCAGCTAG
- a CDS encoding DUF3500 domain-containing protein, translating into MSSAAYREYLFPPDHPRIRELKGLDPYAYREVARAEGTFTGELIRGWTPLYKNDFRGITENGSLREGLHPLEPAKPGEEAPVGDMVSAARELLDTLDAESRDRICHAVDAVEWQTWANPEFMQFDTGLRLEFQPPEVRRAALTLVRESLSAEGYDEVRTMMRINGFLGEVVDLENILGEFSYNIALYGTPDEHAPWGWQLFGHHCAVNCLVVEGRSTVGPVFLGAEPNEIDAGPHAGTTAFTERISLGRQVMAALTTELRAAATVYERMVDPGMPEGRVHPGDERHLAGAFQDNRVIPFEGVRVREIPSAARELVMATVEEFLKLLPPGPRAARMREVRAHLDDTWFSWIGGHGPDDVFYYRVQSPAVIAELDHHCGVFLDYDSPKPFHVHTVLRTPHGNDYGRSWVRQWQQGRHR; encoded by the coding sequence ATGTCATCCGCCGCGTACCGCGAGTACCTCTTTCCGCCGGACCACCCGCGCATCCGGGAGCTCAAGGGCCTTGACCCGTACGCCTATCGGGAGGTCGCGCGGGCCGAGGGCACCTTCACGGGTGAGCTGATCCGCGGCTGGACGCCGCTCTACAAGAACGACTTCCGGGGCATCACGGAGAACGGCTCGCTGCGCGAGGGTCTCCACCCCCTGGAACCGGCGAAGCCGGGCGAGGAGGCACCGGTCGGCGACATGGTCTCCGCGGCAAGGGAGTTGCTCGACACACTGGACGCGGAGAGCCGGGACCGGATCTGCCACGCGGTGGACGCGGTGGAGTGGCAGACATGGGCCAACCCGGAGTTCATGCAGTTCGACACGGGCCTGCGGCTCGAGTTCCAGCCGCCCGAGGTGCGCCGCGCGGCGCTCACCCTCGTACGGGAGTCCCTCAGCGCGGAGGGGTACGACGAGGTCCGCACGATGATGCGGATCAACGGCTTCCTCGGTGAGGTCGTCGACCTCGAGAACATCCTGGGCGAGTTCAGCTACAACATCGCCCTGTACGGCACCCCCGACGAACACGCCCCGTGGGGATGGCAGCTCTTCGGCCACCACTGCGCCGTCAACTGCCTTGTGGTGGAGGGCCGTTCGACCGTCGGTCCGGTCTTCCTCGGCGCGGAGCCCAACGAGATCGACGCCGGGCCGCACGCCGGGACGACCGCCTTCACCGAACGTATCTCGCTGGGCCGACAGGTCATGGCGGCACTCACCACAGAACTGCGCGCCGCGGCGACCGTGTACGAGCGGATGGTCGACCCGGGTATGCCGGAGGGCCGGGTGCACCCCGGTGACGAGCGACATCTCGCCGGCGCCTTCCAGGACAACCGCGTGATCCCTTTCGAGGGAGTACGTGTGCGTGAAATACCCTCCGCCGCACGTGAGTTGGTGATGGCGACCGTGGAGGAGTTCCTCAAGCTTCTGCCGCCCGGCCCCCGCGCCGCGCGGATGCGGGAGGTGCGCGCGCACCTGGACGACACATGGTTCTCCTGGATCGGCGGCCACGGCCCCGACGACGTCTTCTACTACCGCGTCCAGTCCCCCGCGGTCATCGCCGAACTCGACCACCACTGCGGGGTGTTCCTCGACTACGACTCCCCCAAGCCGTTCCACGTCCACACCGTGCTGCGCACACCGCACGGCAACGACTACGGACGCAGTTGGGTGCGACAGTGGCAACAGGGGCGTCACCGGTGA
- a CDS encoding MFS transporter, with translation MTRTTGARAATALGLAMLCIEGYDLFILGAVGPSLLNHPGWDVTKSTLGLLGSLTALGMPIGSVAAGWAGDLYGRRRPMVISLAWLSVWMLLSAVAGTLGLFAATRFATGIGLGALIPLVTAYVSESATPARRNLQVGTALTGLAFGGIITGVIGRALLPAWDFHSLFLFGVFPLVLIPVVWRLVPASVPSAAGGERPTSANRLGEILVARHRRATLLFWAATFTGLVLVYGAGTWLPTLMVKNGYDLSSSLEFSIAFNAGAVLGTLAAVLFADRGLLKAATVASFVLAALAMITLSTPQPRPVLLLASAVAGLGALGTQNLVNIAVAHYYPPHLRGTGLGFSLGVGRIGAVVGPSYLGAVTVLFAWPKAGFYAFVVPALLGAGLAAMFKGTSRRSEAATPARATPRARWR, from the coding sequence ATGACACGCACCACTGGCGCACGTGCGGCCACAGCACTCGGTCTGGCCATGCTCTGCATCGAGGGATACGACCTCTTCATCCTCGGCGCGGTCGGCCCCTCCCTCCTCAACCACCCCGGCTGGGACGTCACCAAGTCCACGCTCGGCCTGCTGGGCAGCCTCACCGCGCTCGGAATGCCCATCGGTTCCGTCGCGGCGGGCTGGGCCGGGGACCTGTACGGGCGGCGGCGACCGATGGTCATCAGTCTGGCCTGGCTCTCCGTCTGGATGCTGCTGAGCGCGGTCGCCGGGACGCTCGGCCTCTTCGCCGCGACCCGCTTCGCCACCGGCATCGGCCTGGGGGCGCTCATCCCGCTGGTCACCGCGTACGTGAGTGAATCGGCGACGCCCGCACGCCGCAACCTGCAAGTCGGCACCGCGCTGACCGGCCTCGCCTTCGGAGGCATCATCACGGGTGTCATCGGCCGCGCGCTGCTGCCCGCGTGGGACTTCCACTCCCTGTTCCTCTTCGGTGTCTTCCCGCTCGTGCTCATACCGGTGGTGTGGCGGCTCGTCCCTGCGTCGGTGCCGTCGGCGGCCGGTGGGGAGCGGCCTACCTCCGCCAACCGCCTGGGCGAGATCCTCGTCGCCCGGCACCGCAGGGCGACACTCCTCTTCTGGGCGGCCACCTTCACCGGCCTCGTCCTCGTCTACGGTGCGGGCACGTGGCTGCCGACCCTGATGGTCAAGAACGGCTACGACCTCAGCTCGTCCCTCGAGTTCTCCATCGCGTTCAACGCGGGCGCGGTGCTGGGCACGTTGGCCGCCGTTCTGTTCGCCGACCGCGGCCTCCTCAAGGCCGCCACGGTGGCGAGCTTCGTCCTCGCCGCACTCGCCATGATCACGTTGAGCACTCCGCAGCCCCGCCCCGTGCTGCTGCTCGCGTCCGCGGTCGCGGGGCTCGGCGCCCTGGGCACGCAGAACCTGGTCAACATCGCCGTCGCCCACTACTACCCGCCCCACCTGCGCGGCACCGGCCTCGGGTTCAGTCTCGGGGTCGGCCGCATCGGCGCCGTGGTGGGCCCGAGCTACCTGGGCGCGGTCACCGTCCTGTTCGCCTGGCCCAAGGCCGGCTTCTACGCGTTCGTGGTTCCGGCACTGCTGGGGGCGGGGTTGGCGGCGATGTTCAAGGGCACCTCACGCCGCTCCGAGGCAGCCACCCCAGCCCGCGCGACACCGCGAGCCCGCTGGCGATGA
- a CDS encoding IclR family transcriptional regulator: MSRTGQPGRSVSARLLDVLFAFRAGRSRLTLAELTRATGLPHASVRRLALELVEAGALDRARDGTFTVGIRMWELGTLAPLSFPLRTVALPYMEDLHAALRQHVQIAVLDGTSAVLVERLSAERAVDVEFRPGGRLPLHSSGVGKVLLAHAAPELIDVLVRDGLPAPTPRTLTEPERLRAELAEVRESGAATVHGETSPGVDSVATRVLDADGAVVAALGVVVRAGTADLRAVRPAVIASGLAVSRGLGWLPRSGVRCP, from the coding sequence ATGTCGCGTACCGGGCAGCCCGGGCGCAGCGTGAGTGCGCGTCTGCTCGACGTCCTCTTCGCCTTCCGTGCCGGCCGTTCCCGGCTCACCTTGGCCGAGTTGACCCGTGCCACCGGACTTCCGCACGCCTCGGTGCGCCGGCTCGCCCTCGAGCTCGTCGAGGCCGGCGCCCTCGACCGGGCGCGGGACGGCACGTTCACGGTGGGGATCCGCATGTGGGAGCTGGGCACGCTGGCGCCGCTGAGCTTTCCGCTGCGCACGGTCGCGCTGCCGTACATGGAGGACCTGCACGCCGCGTTGCGCCAGCACGTGCAGATCGCGGTCCTTGACGGTACGTCAGCGGTGCTCGTCGAGCGGCTCTCGGCCGAGCGCGCGGTCGACGTCGAGTTCCGGCCCGGCGGGCGGCTGCCCCTGCACAGCTCGGGCGTGGGCAAGGTGCTCCTCGCCCACGCGGCACCCGAACTCATCGACGTACTCGTACGGGACGGGCTCCCGGCGCCTACTCCGCGGACGCTCACCGAGCCCGAACGGCTGCGCGCCGAGCTCGCCGAGGTGCGCGAGAGCGGGGCGGCCACGGTGCACGGGGAGACCTCGCCCGGCGTGGACTCCGTGGCCACCCGCGTCCTCGACGCCGACGGTGCGGTGGTCGCCGCACTCGGCGTCGTCGTACGGGCCGGCACGGCGGATCTGCGGGCGGTGCGGCCCGCGGTCATCGCCAGCGGGCTCGCGGTGTCGCGCGGGCTGGGGTGGCTGCCTCGGAGCGGCGTGAGGTGCCCTTGA
- a CDS encoding FAD-dependent oxidoreductase: MNIAVTPVGGEGEDPQGAAKTTTYAAESRRKPVRNKQQAGPRTAIVGGGIGGMAAAAFLHRAGLGVTVHEQAAALTEVGAGLVLAPNAVRPLRALGVAESALRRAVPLDWGWEFRRWEDGTVLSAERLDGVCERLYGERTYTAHRAHLLDALRSAVPDEAVRLGARCTSVEPHADGVRLTFADGTRTDADLVIGADGMHSLVRETVAEPERPRFSGLCAFRTVVPAAAAPAFALRRAQTLWLGPGHHFVHYPISAGAGVNVVAFAPATDDTEESWSATATVEEFHAEFADWDDRVTTLIKSGSLPGRWALYDRPPLPSWTRGRMALLGDAAHAMFPFYGQGAAQALEDAAVLARCLATAPDTPDRALARYESERLPRTTRLQQASHARADANHLPDGPEQRARDAALGDADPLVGSGWIYGYDASALAV, from the coding sequence ATGAACATAGCGGTTACGCCGGTCGGCGGGGAGGGCGAGGATCCCCAGGGTGCCGCGAAGACAACGACGTACGCGGCGGAGTCCAGGAGGAAGCCAGTGCGCAACAAGCAGCAGGCAGGACCGCGGACCGCGATCGTGGGCGGTGGCATCGGCGGCATGGCGGCCGCGGCCTTCCTCCACCGCGCCGGACTGGGCGTGACCGTCCACGAGCAGGCGGCCGCGCTCACCGAGGTCGGCGCGGGCCTGGTGCTCGCGCCCAACGCGGTGCGGCCGCTGCGCGCGCTGGGCGTGGCGGAATCCGCGCTGCGCCGGGCCGTACCCCTGGACTGGGGCTGGGAGTTCCGCCGCTGGGAGGACGGCACGGTGCTGTCCGCGGAACGCCTCGACGGGGTGTGCGAGCGCCTCTACGGGGAGCGCACGTACACCGCGCACCGCGCCCACCTGCTCGACGCGCTCAGGTCGGCGGTGCCGGACGAGGCGGTGCGGCTCGGGGCGCGCTGCACGTCCGTCGAACCGCATGCCGACGGCGTACGCCTGACCTTCGCCGACGGCACCCGCACCGACGCCGACCTGGTGATCGGCGCGGACGGCATGCACTCCCTCGTCCGCGAGACGGTCGCCGAACCGGAGCGCCCCCGCTTCTCGGGCCTGTGCGCCTTCCGTACGGTGGTCCCCGCCGCGGCGGCCCCCGCCTTCGCCCTCCGCCGCGCGCAGACGCTGTGGCTGGGCCCCGGCCATCACTTCGTGCACTATCCGATCTCCGCCGGCGCGGGCGTGAACGTGGTCGCGTTCGCCCCGGCGACGGACGACACGGAGGAGTCGTGGAGCGCGACGGCCACGGTCGAGGAGTTCCACGCGGAGTTCGCCGACTGGGACGACCGGGTGACCACCCTCATCAAGTCCGGTTCCCTGCCCGGCCGTTGGGCCTTGTACGACCGCCCGCCGCTGCCCTCGTGGACCCGCGGCCGCATGGCCCTGCTCGGCGACGCCGCACATGCGATGTTCCCGTTCTACGGCCAGGGGGCCGCGCAGGCGCTGGAGGACGCGGCGGTCCTGGCCCGCTGTCTCGCCACCGCCCCCGACACCCCGGACCGGGCCCTCGCCCGCTACGAGTCGGAGCGCCTCCCGCGCACCACCCGCCTCCAACAGGCGAGCCACGCCCGCGCCGACGCCAACCACCTGCCGGACGGCCCGGAGCAGCGGGCCCGGGATGCGGCGCTCGGGGACGCGGATCCGTTGGTGGGGAGTGGGTGGATATACGGGTACGACGCGTCGGCGCTTGCCGTGTAG
- a CDS encoding DUF1330 domain-containing protein — MQGSLADDVHEHEGELTVAIDPKGADLKRLLAEDPGGPVVMLNLLRFAPDGRALYQEYARRVEEVFLPRYGGEVLYSGSGETPLVAETGQAWDAVLLVRYPSREAFSRMVSDPEYQEVTGLRTRALSEAVLQPLSGGA, encoded by the coding sequence GTGCAGGGTTCTCTGGCCGACGACGTCCATGAACACGAAGGGGAGTTGACTGTGGCGATCGATCCGAAGGGTGCCGATCTCAAGCGACTGCTGGCCGAGGATCCCGGCGGCCCCGTCGTGATGCTCAACCTGCTGCGCTTCGCACCGGACGGCCGGGCGCTCTACCAGGAGTACGCCCGCCGCGTGGAGGAGGTGTTCCTGCCGCGCTACGGCGGAGAGGTCCTCTACTCCGGCTCGGGCGAAACCCCGCTGGTCGCCGAGACCGGCCAGGCCTGGGACGCGGTGCTGCTCGTGCGCTACCCGAGCCGCGAGGCCTTCAGTCGCATGGTGTCCGACCCGGAGTACCAGGAGGTCACCGGGCTGCGTACGCGGGCGTTGAGCGAGGCGGTCTTGCAGCCGTTGTCGGGTGGAGCGTGA
- a CDS encoding TIGR02679 family protein, whose product MGLSEQPRHQQGQELRPESSFSAPPGPTWAAPAPDGQAVPPVDGPRLRRLLGDPDLAWLLDRARRRLERDELLTGSVSLTAPTPAQQAAAERLLGRPPRVGGRSLSVRLDVVDALLRRSGASPGGLAPAVVALTGAVTSLAATRMREERAWRSAYGPLDDLVAAAGAPTELRSWTEQLPRSGLVRRLSGDPDTARALVADAVQALRHLPAAPPVSLPAYAARVLGSAHALDDGTPLATLVLSGVRALTGFPDGSGSRWRREAWASAGLLRDDLSSTVLTLNLRGTPALDWLADTGEPAVLTLRQLARGHHIEVAGPVYICENPAVLSAAAEEYGPFCPPLVCLQGQPSTAALTLLAGTRTEDPDPDVGFRYHGDFDWGGLRIAATLARHIAWRPWRYTAADYRRAATGLTGAELLTGAPAAAPWDPELPGALAEMGVRVEEEAVLDELLADLAPGRASR is encoded by the coding sequence GTGGGACTGAGCGAGCAGCCACGGCACCAGCAGGGCCAGGAGCTGAGGCCGGAGTCGAGCTTTTCGGCGCCGCCCGGGCCCACTTGGGCAGCGCCCGCTCCGGACGGGCAGGCCGTACCTCCCGTCGACGGCCCCCGCCTGCGACGCCTGCTCGGCGACCCCGATCTTGCGTGGCTGCTCGACCGTGCGCGGCGGCGCCTCGAACGGGACGAGCTCCTCACCGGGAGCGTCAGCCTGACCGCCCCCACCCCCGCTCAACAGGCCGCAGCGGAGCGGCTCTTGGGGCGTCCGCCGCGGGTCGGCGGGCGCAGCCTCAGCGTGCGACTCGATGTCGTCGACGCGCTCCTGCGGCGTTCCGGAGCCAGCCCGGGCGGCCTTGCTCCGGCCGTCGTCGCACTCACCGGCGCCGTCACTTCACTCGCCGCCACCCGGATGCGCGAGGAGCGGGCCTGGCGATCGGCGTACGGGCCGCTGGACGATCTGGTGGCCGCGGCAGGCGCGCCCACTGAACTTCGCTCCTGGACGGAGCAGTTGCCCCGCAGCGGCCTCGTGCGACGGCTGTCCGGCGACCCGGACACGGCGCGCGCACTCGTGGCGGACGCGGTGCAGGCGCTGCGCCACCTGCCCGCTGCCCCGCCCGTTTCCCTACCGGCCTATGCGGCCCGCGTGCTCGGATCCGCCCATGCCTTGGACGACGGGACGCCGCTGGCGACTCTCGTCCTGTCCGGTGTCCGTGCGCTCACCGGGTTCCCGGACGGCAGCGGTTCCCGGTGGCGGCGAGAGGCGTGGGCGTCCGCCGGACTGCTGCGCGATGACCTCTCCTCCACCGTCCTCACCCTCAACCTGCGGGGTACCCCGGCCCTGGACTGGCTCGCCGATACGGGCGAACCGGCTGTCCTGACACTCCGGCAACTGGCGCGTGGGCACCACATCGAGGTGGCCGGCCCGGTGTACATCTGCGAGAACCCGGCCGTCCTGTCCGCGGCGGCCGAGGAGTACGGCCCGTTCTGTCCGCCCTTGGTGTGCCTGCAGGGACAGCCATCGACGGCCGCACTCACGCTGCTGGCGGGGACGCGCACCGAAGACCCGGACCCGGATGTCGGCTTCCGCTACCACGGCGACTTCGACTGGGGCGGCCTCCGGATTGCGGCCACCCTCGCCCGGCACATCGCGTGGCGTCCCTGGCGCTACACGGCCGCGGACTATCGCCGCGCCGCCACCGGTCTGACCGGCGCGGAACTCTTGACCGGCGCCCCCGCCGCCGCACCCTGGGACCCCGAACTGCCGGGTGCGCTGGCCGAGATGGGTGTACGCGTCGAAGAGGAGGCCGTGCTGGACGAACTCCTCGCCGACCTGGCGCCGGGGAGGGCGTCGCGGTGA